A portion of the Paenibacillus marchantiae genome contains these proteins:
- a CDS encoding DHA2 family efflux MFS transporter permease subunit: MILGAFLATLNQTVMSVATPELMGDFNISAATAQWFTTGYMLVNGVLIPITAYFMQRFSTRQLFQASMFIFLIGTIISALASNFGTLLTGRMVQAAGAGIIMPLLMHVILTLFTPEKRGAAMGMVGFAIIFAPAIGPTLAGYILENYTWQTMFYGMIPLTVIVIGFAFVYLKNVSERINLKFDTLSVLLSTIGFGALLYGFSRAGTLGWSSAEVIICIAAGVIALGLFTWRQLASANPLLDLRAFKYNMFSLTTIINIAITMIMYADMMLLPLYLQNARGYTALESGLLLLPGALVMGFLMPITGRLFDRFGAKWLAIIGMVITIVTTIGFIDLTDSTSYTYLVLMSTGRRIGMALLMMPIQTAGLNQLPPRLGPHGTAISNTVRQVAGAVGTSLLVSVMTSRTTAHVQDMVATGAAKGLTQQQLGMESMIQGINDAYVVIIGIAVLGLLLSFFIKRTKQATEEDSKQPVRQKVSMNTN; this comes from the coding sequence ATGATTTTGGGTGCATTTCTTGCCACATTGAACCAAACCGTTATGAGCGTGGCAACTCCGGAGCTGATGGGGGATTTTAATATCTCGGCAGCAACAGCCCAATGGTTTACGACAGGCTACATGCTGGTGAATGGTGTACTCATTCCCATCACGGCCTATTTCATGCAACGCTTTTCGACACGGCAATTATTTCAAGCTTCGATGTTTATTTTCCTCATCGGTACGATTATATCTGCCCTTGCGAGTAATTTTGGTACACTGTTGACAGGACGTATGGTTCAAGCAGCCGGTGCTGGTATTATCATGCCATTGTTAATGCATGTCATTCTTACCTTGTTCACTCCTGAGAAAAGGGGCGCCGCGATGGGGATGGTCGGCTTTGCCATCATTTTCGCTCCAGCGATTGGGCCAACCCTTGCTGGATATATTCTTGAGAACTACACATGGCAAACGATGTTTTACGGGATGATCCCACTAACCGTTATTGTTATTGGTTTTGCGTTTGTATATCTCAAAAATGTATCGGAACGAATCAATCTCAAGTTCGACACACTCAGCGTGTTGCTGTCCACGATTGGATTCGGCGCATTGCTGTATGGCTTCAGCCGGGCAGGAACTCTGGGATGGTCAAGCGCAGAAGTAATCATATGCATTGCAGCAGGAGTCATTGCTCTTGGACTGTTCACATGGAGACAACTCGCGTCTGCAAATCCGCTGCTCGATCTGCGGGCTTTCAAGTATAATATGTTCTCACTGACCACAATCATTAATATCGCGATCACGATGATCATGTATGCTGATATGATGTTGCTTCCTTTATACCTCCAAAATGCACGGGGTTACACTGCATTGGAGTCCGGATTATTATTGCTTCCAGGGGCGCTTGTCATGGGCTTCCTGATGCCGATAACGGGTAGATTGTTTGACCGGTTTGGCGCAAAATGGCTGGCGATTATCGGGATGGTCATTACGATTGTAACCACCATCGGGTTCATCGATCTAACGGATTCTACTAGCTATACTTACCTAGTATTGATGTCAACAGGTCGCCGAATTGGTATGGCCTTGCTTATGATGCCTATCCAAACAGCAGGTTTGAATCAACTGCCACCAAGACTAGGACCACACGGTACAGCAATATCAAACACTGTCAGACAGGTAGCTGGCGCTGTGGGTACTTCATTGCTCGTAAGTGTAATGACCAGTCGCACAACAGCACATGTTCAAGATATGGTTGCAACGGGTGCAGCCAAAGGCTTAACCCAGCAGCAGTTGGGAATGGAATCCATGATCCAGGGAATTAATGATGCTTATGTTGTCATTATTGGCATTGCCGTTCTCGGATTGCTCCTTTCCTTCTTCATCAAACGTACCAAACAAGCGACGGAGGAAGACTCCAAGCAGCCTGTAAGACAAAAAGTCTCGATGAATACAAATTAA
- a CDS encoding TetR/AcrR family transcriptional regulator, translating to MKNEKKSATDPRILRTRQLIRDAFVDLLQEMDIEKLSVNRIAERATINRVTFYLHYRDITDMMEKMADEMIEHIERIVDEYAPQFEDAAKDDGWPVLVKLLEHFADHSKFYRVVLASRRTPIFTERLMKLLTTLVSAKIESLELGSSLSQAGIHKEIAIWYSSSALIGTIVSWLRNDMPYAPHFLAKQFSLIRAYSYNDLI from the coding sequence ATGAAAAATGAAAAGAAGTCTGCTACAGATCCTCGTATACTTCGTACAAGACAGTTGATTCGTGATGCTTTTGTAGATCTGTTGCAGGAAATGGACATCGAGAAACTATCCGTCAATCGAATTGCAGAACGTGCGACGATCAACCGCGTGACTTTCTATCTGCATTATCGTGACATCACAGACATGATGGAGAAAATGGCGGACGAGATGATCGAGCACATTGAACGAATTGTGGACGAATATGCTCCTCAATTTGAAGATGCTGCCAAAGACGATGGTTGGCCAGTGCTTGTAAAATTGCTTGAACACTTTGCTGATCATTCCAAATTCTATCGTGTCGTTCTCGCTTCCAGACGAACCCCCATTTTTACGGAGAGGCTCATGAAATTACTAACGACACTCGTTTCGGCCAAGATCGAAAGCTTGGAGCTGGGAAGCTCTCTTTCACAAGCGGGTATTCATAAGGAGATCGCAATCTGGTACAGTTCCTCAGCTCTGATTGGTACCATTGTATCCTGGCTTCGTAATGACATGCCCTATGCACCGCATTTCCTTGCCAAACAGTTCTCTTTAATTCGTGCTTATTCTTACAATGACTTGATATAA
- a CDS encoding cytochrome P450, whose amino-acid sequence MYKEVIRVHDITNFQSRSEEFFPLHWFRKMLSEKPVYYHEDTDTWNVFRYDDVKQVLSNHEYFSSEGSRTTISVGAKNKEGTPPDKMNISSIDPPRHQKSRSLLSAAFTPRSLKNWEPRIRNIAKQLVEDIELNTTIDIVQALAAPLPSMVMSDLLGIPLTDSHRFKSWVDILFQPANRENAEAMEKKKQVAAQEYYQFLYPIVVQKRSQPGDDIITDLLKVDVDGEKFSDDEIVRTTMLLLGAGIETTSHMVSNTFYSFLYDDPNLYVQLRENPELIPLAVEEMLRYRFHNAKRHRTVKKDNDLLGVELKKGDVVISWMSAANMDETIFENPFDLNIHRPNNKKHLTFGNGPHFCLGAPLARMELIVALTAFVERVPFIESVESFDLENNLTVSAPGQSLTYLPMKVVH is encoded by the coding sequence ATGTACAAAGAAGTGATTCGTGTTCACGATATTACCAATTTCCAGTCCAGATCGGAAGAGTTTTTTCCTCTTCACTGGTTTCGGAAAATGTTGTCAGAGAAACCTGTCTACTATCATGAGGATACGGACACATGGAATGTGTTCAGATATGACGATGTCAAGCAGGTACTAAGCAATCATGAATATTTTTCATCCGAAGGCTCAAGAACTACCATTTCAGTCGGAGCTAAAAACAAGGAAGGCACACCGCCGGACAAAATGAATATTTCGAGCATAGATCCTCCACGTCATCAAAAAAGCCGTTCGTTGCTCTCAGCTGCTTTTACACCCCGCAGTCTGAAAAACTGGGAGCCACGGATTCGGAACATTGCGAAGCAACTGGTGGAGGATATCGAGCTGAATACAACAATCGACATTGTGCAAGCACTGGCAGCACCATTGCCTTCCATGGTTATGTCTGATTTGTTGGGCATACCGCTGACGGACAGCCACCGCTTCAAAAGTTGGGTAGATATTCTGTTTCAACCTGCCAATAGAGAAAATGCAGAGGCAATGGAAAAGAAAAAGCAGGTCGCAGCGCAGGAGTATTACCAATTCCTGTACCCTATTGTCGTTCAGAAACGGAGTCAGCCTGGCGATGATATCATTACAGATCTGTTGAAAGTGGATGTAGACGGCGAGAAGTTTTCCGATGATGAGATTGTTCGAACCACAATGCTTTTGCTCGGGGCCGGTATCGAAACAACCAGTCACATGGTATCTAATACATTTTATTCTTTTCTCTATGATGACCCCAACCTGTATGTGCAATTACGAGAGAACCCTGAGCTGATCCCACTTGCTGTGGAAGAGATGCTTCGTTATCGCTTCCATAACGCCAAGCGACACCGGACCGTTAAGAAGGATAATGATCTGTTGGGTGTAGAATTGAAAAAAGGGGATGTCGTCATTTCCTGGATGAGTGCGGCGAATATGGATGAAACTATATTTGAAAATCCGTTCGACTTGAACATTCACCGTCCCAATAACAAAAAACACCTTACCTTTGGAAATGGTCCACATTTCTGTCTGGGTGCTCCGCTGGCGAGAATGGAGTTGATTGTTGCTTTGACAGCATTCGTAGAAAGGGTACCTTTCATCGAATCGGTTGAATCATTTGATTTGGAAAACAACCTTACCGTCTCGGCTCCAGGTCAGTCGCTGACGTACTTGCCTATGAAGGTTGTGCATTAG
- a CDS encoding ArsR/SmtB family transcription factor produces MLELSFNDPEKLVTVTHALSTRSRIDILQLLNANKLNIIEIAEALNLPVSTVANHIKVLEAAHLIHTEMLPASRGAMKVCSRNYDDIHIALDRVTSFPTRDTNVYEVQMPIGHYSDCEVEPTCGMASTEEMILKEDDPASFYHPKHIDAQIIWLAKGYLEYLLPMDIPQGATIESLELSMEICSEVATYNNDWPSDISIWVNGTEIGMWTSPGDLGDRRGKLNPAWWSDGSTQYGILKKWRVDDNMTMLDKEKISDVSLSDLHLEDKHKLRLRIGIHPDARHQGGMNLFGNEFGDHEQNIIMQVRYTMNAGDQDARYAK; encoded by the coding sequence GTGCTGGAACTCAGCTTTAACGACCCGGAAAAACTGGTAACTGTAACCCACGCCTTGTCGACTCGTTCCCGGATTGACATTCTCCAGCTTCTTAATGCCAATAAATTAAACATTATTGAAATTGCCGAAGCACTTAACCTGCCCGTGTCAACGGTAGCCAACCATATTAAAGTGCTGGAGGCAGCCCATTTAATACATACGGAGATGCTCCCAGCCTCTCGTGGGGCCATGAAGGTTTGCAGCCGCAATTATGATGATATTCATATCGCCCTGGATCGAGTGACTTCCTTTCCCACACGGGATACGAATGTTTATGAAGTACAGATGCCGATAGGGCATTACAGCGACTGTGAAGTTGAGCCAACATGCGGCATGGCGAGCACGGAGGAGATGATTCTGAAGGAAGACGACCCGGCAAGCTTCTATCATCCTAAGCATATTGATGCTCAGATCATTTGGCTGGCAAAAGGTTATCTGGAATATTTGCTTCCAATGGATATTCCGCAAGGTGCAACGATTGAATCTTTGGAATTGTCCATGGAAATCTGTTCTGAAGTAGCAACTTATAACAATGATTGGCCCTCGGATATTTCCATTTGGGTGAATGGCACTGAGATCGGGATGTGGACTAGTCCCGGAGATTTGGGCGACCGCCGAGGTAAACTGAATCCGGCATGGTGGTCTGATGGTTCCACACAATACGGCATTCTCAAAAAATGGCGTGTGGACGACAACATGACCATGCTGGACAAGGAGAAAATTTCGGATGTGTCCCTGTCAGATCTTCATCTTGAGGATAAACACAAGTTAAGATTACGCATTGGAATTCATCCGGATGCTAGGCATCAGGGAGGCATGAACCTGTTTGGCAATGAGTTCGGAGATCATGAACAGAACATTATTATGCAGGTAAGGTATACGATGAATGCGGGTGATCAGGATGCGAGATATGCCAAATAA
- a CDS encoding helix-turn-helix domain-containing protein, which translates to MGVSPKQYIINLRLMEAKRMLQQTNKAVEMISSEVGFTSSSRFYDYFVRSVGVTPLEWRMQSIQ; encoded by the coding sequence GTGGGGGTTTCTCCGAAGCAATACATTATCAATCTTCGTCTAATGGAAGCCAAACGGATGTTACAACAAACCAACAAGGCAGTCGAAATGATATCTTCGGAAGTAGGGTTTACTTCGTCCAGCCGATTTTATGATTATTTTGTCAGATCTGTCGGGGTTACCCCACTGGAATGGCGGATGCAAAGCATTCAGTAA
- a CDS encoding glycoside hydrolase family 2 protein: protein MNKDKMTLTPRPEYPRPQWVRNHWINLNGTWQFEMDHGKSGKERGYEQSEHHLSGTITVPFCPESKLSGVAYTDFMAAVWYKREFSIPDAWMNGRILLHFGAVDYEAEIWVNGKAVGKHRGGYSPFHFDITSHVSSGTNIVTVYAEDDVRSGLQPRGKQSERFHSHGCDYTRTTGIWQTVWLEQVPEVYLSDMKVAADPDNACVHLEVKICGNAAGGELAATVRFGGKDVGSATAVVHGPAVKLTVPLSEIHLWEPGHAKLYDLELKLHGQDQTIDTVDSYFGLRTVRLDGMAFRINEKSVFQRLILDQGFYPDGIYTAPSDEDLRKDIEISMGLGFNGARLHEKMFEPRFLYWADQLGYLVWGEHANWGQDITTTESLARFLPEWMEGMERDFNHPSLIGWCPFNETWDRDGTRQDNDVLRIVYEMTKRMDPTRPVIDTSGNFHVVTDIFDLHDYDQNPDTFRARYEPMKSGGEVFNTFPERQTYEGQPYFISEYGGIWWNPDQQDEKAWGYGDRPQSEEAFIARYEGLTNVLLDHPKMFGFCYTQLYDVEQEVNGLYTYDRRPKFDPETIRRINSRKAAIED, encoded by the coding sequence ATGAATAAAGACAAGATGACATTAACACCACGCCCGGAATACCCTCGCCCTCAGTGGGTGCGTAACCATTGGATCAATCTGAACGGAACTTGGCAGTTCGAAATGGATCATGGCAAAAGTGGAAAAGAACGAGGTTATGAACAGTCCGAACATCATCTCTCTGGGACAATCACTGTTCCGTTCTGTCCAGAGAGTAAACTGTCCGGGGTGGCCTATACCGATTTTATGGCTGCGGTATGGTACAAACGGGAATTCTCTATCCCGGATGCCTGGATGAATGGACGCATTTTGCTTCATTTTGGCGCTGTTGATTACGAAGCCGAGATCTGGGTCAATGGAAAAGCGGTTGGCAAACATCGGGGAGGCTATTCGCCATTCCATTTTGATATCACATCTCATGTTTCGTCAGGAACGAATATAGTCACGGTTTATGCGGAAGATGATGTGCGTTCTGGACTTCAGCCGCGAGGAAAACAGAGCGAACGATTCCACTCACATGGCTGCGATTACACGCGGACTACTGGCATTTGGCAAACGGTGTGGCTGGAGCAAGTGCCAGAGGTGTATCTCTCCGACATGAAAGTCGCGGCTGATCCGGATAATGCATGTGTGCACCTTGAAGTGAAAATATGCGGTAACGCTGCTGGAGGAGAGCTGGCTGCAACTGTCCGCTTTGGCGGCAAGGATGTTGGATCGGCAACGGCGGTTGTTCATGGACCTGCTGTGAAGCTTACCGTCCCATTATCCGAAATCCATTTATGGGAGCCGGGGCATGCCAAATTGTATGATCTGGAGTTGAAGCTGCATGGGCAGGATCAGACCATCGATACGGTAGACTCGTATTTCGGACTGCGGACGGTAAGGCTGGATGGCATGGCATTTCGTATCAATGAGAAGTCCGTTTTTCAGCGGCTTATACTAGATCAGGGCTTTTACCCGGATGGCATCTACACGGCACCTAGCGACGAAGATCTGCGCAAGGACATCGAGATCTCCATGGGGCTTGGCTTTAATGGAGCGAGATTGCACGAAAAGATGTTTGAGCCACGTTTCCTATATTGGGCTGACCAGCTTGGTTACCTGGTATGGGGAGAACATGCCAACTGGGGACAGGATATTACAACGACCGAAAGCCTTGCCCGGTTCCTACCGGAATGGATGGAAGGTATGGAACGTGACTTTAATCATCCCTCGCTTATCGGCTGGTGTCCGTTCAACGAAACGTGGGATCGCGATGGAACCCGGCAGGATAACGACGTGCTGCGCATTGTCTATGAGATGACTAAACGTATGGACCCGACACGTCCTGTCATTGATACCAGCGGTAACTTTCATGTGGTGACGGATATCTTCGATTTGCATGACTATGATCAGAACCCGGATACGTTCCGGGCCAGATATGAACCGATGAAAAGCGGTGGGGAAGTATTTAATACCTTTCCAGAGCGGCAGACGTATGAAGGGCAGCCATATTTTATCAGTGAGTATGGCGGTATCTGGTGGAATCCGGATCAGCAAGATGAGAAAGCTTGGGGTTACGGGGACAGACCACAATCCGAAGAAGCTTTCATTGCACGTTATGAGGGACTAACCAATGTCCTGCTGGACCATCCGAAGATGTTCGGGTTTTGTTATACCCAGCTATATGATGTGGAACAGGAAGTGAATGGACTGTACACGTATGACCGCCGTCCGAAATTCGACCCGGAAACGATTCGTCGCATTAATTCCCGCAAGGCTGCCATCGAAGATTGA
- a CDS encoding family 43 glycosylhydrolase translates to MKIMNYRNKLLLALCAFLIFPMGQTTHAATVQNNFYNVVMQDGADPWVYKHTDGFYYFTKTTGGNVTIWKSAQLTTIDAAPTTVVNTGCCGIWAPELHYINGAWYIYYAKDDGDNVNHRMYVMENTSADPTQGTWQYKGQITDHTNKWAIDGTVLQVNGQLYFIWSGWEADTNVRQNLYIAHMSNPWTIDSNRVEIARPTYAWETNHSPNVNEGPQVIVRNGVISLVYSASGSWTNDYCLGLITANASSNLLNPASWSKRSQPIFQSGNGLYGPGHHSFTKSPDGTEDWIMYHTAKSNNSGWNREIRLQKFTWNADNTPNLGTPVNPNVPIALPSGEKSIVRYEGEEGTFGGIAYASQSPSGSGGMKAGHIDTADSYVEFNVNAATAGTYILLARTANGTAGGNWSNLLLSVNGGTASPFYITNKGWENWGLSTARVQLKAGVNKIRFSKGEGYGELDFFDIKPAN, encoded by the coding sequence ATGAAAATAATGAATTACAGGAACAAATTGTTGCTGGCCTTATGTGCATTTCTTATTTTCCCGATGGGACAGACGACGCATGCAGCGACCGTTCAGAATAATTTCTATAATGTCGTAATGCAGGATGGAGCTGATCCATGGGTCTACAAACACACTGACGGATTCTATTATTTCACCAAAACAACAGGTGGTAACGTTACCATCTGGAAGTCAGCTCAATTAACAACCATTGATGCGGCTCCAACCACTGTGGTGAATACCGGCTGCTGCGGCATCTGGGCTCCAGAGCTTCATTACATCAACGGTGCATGGTACATCTATTATGCGAAGGATGATGGAGACAACGTCAATCACCGCATGTATGTCATGGAAAACACGTCAGCTGACCCGACACAGGGAACCTGGCAATACAAAGGGCAGATTACGGATCACACCAACAAGTGGGCTATCGACGGGACGGTATTACAGGTAAACGGACAGCTCTACTTCATCTGGTCGGGCTGGGAAGCAGATACGAATGTAAGGCAGAATCTGTACATTGCCCATATGAGTAATCCCTGGACGATCGATTCAAATCGCGTGGAAATTGCACGACCAACCTACGCCTGGGAAACCAATCATTCCCCGAATGTAAATGAGGGACCGCAGGTGATCGTTCGAAACGGAGTTATCAGTCTAGTCTACTCGGCAAGTGGTAGTTGGACCAACGACTATTGTCTGGGGCTTATTACCGCTAACGCCTCAAGCAACTTGCTGAATCCGGCATCCTGGAGCAAGCGCAGTCAGCCTATCTTCCAATCGGGGAACGGCTTGTACGGTCCGGGTCATCATTCTTTTACGAAATCGCCTGACGGGACTGAGGACTGGATCATGTACCACACAGCGAAATCCAATAATTCCGGATGGAATCGTGAGATTCGCTTACAGAAGTTCACCTGGAATGCCGACAATACCCCGAATTTGGGTACACCGGTGAATCCCAACGTACCTATTGCTCTACCTTCGGGAGAAAAGTCAATCGTTCGATATGAAGGAGAAGAGGGAACCTTTGGTGGGATCGCTTATGCATCCCAGAGTCCTTCTGGTTCAGGCGGCATGAAAGCTGGTCATATCGATACGGCGGACAGCTATGTAGAATTTAACGTCAATGCAGCAACTGCGGGCACATATATTCTCCTGGCGAGGACAGCGAATGGCACAGCAGGTGGCAACTGGTCCAACCTGCTGCTGAGTGTGAATGGAGGCACAGCCAGTCCTTTCTACATTACGAACAAGGGATGGGAGAACTGGGGACTGTCCACAGCGAGAGTTCAGCTAAAGGCTGGTGTGAACAAAATTCGTTTCTCCAAAGGTGAAGGATATGGAGAACTGGACTTCTTTGATATCAAACCTGCAAATTAG
- a CDS encoding ATP-binding cassette domain-containing protein: MNNTQQRTTGNELGDWAIEAEGLVKIFGDKRAVDGVNLNVKAGTIYGVLGPNGAGKTTTIRMLGTLLRPDGGSAKIFGHDVVKESHIVRQLIGLTGQYASVDESLSANENLMIFSRLLGLGRAEAKRKTADLLEEFGLTEAAKRPIKGFSGGMRRRLDLAASLIAQPPLIFLDEPTTGLDPRTRAQMWNTIRQLVKTGSTVLLTTQYLDEADQLADRVAVIDQGHVVAEGTVDDLKASVGTASLQLRIQEPTRIEHARQIVEQILRTESSVSAEAGKITAPMANANIAADLLIAFRSAGIDLAEMSVQKPTLDEVFLTITGQDASGNASHTSQESKAVEELQV, from the coding sequence TTGAATAATACACAGCAAAGAACAACAGGTAATGAACTTGGAGATTGGGCCATTGAAGCAGAGGGGCTTGTAAAAATCTTTGGAGATAAGCGTGCAGTGGATGGTGTGAATCTGAACGTAAAGGCAGGTACGATCTATGGCGTACTGGGTCCGAATGGAGCAGGGAAAACAACAACCATTCGGATGCTGGGCACGCTGCTTCGGCCCGATGGAGGATCAGCCAAAATATTTGGGCATGATGTGGTGAAGGAGTCACATATCGTACGCCAGCTGATTGGACTTACAGGACAATACGCATCGGTTGACGAGTCACTGAGTGCCAACGAAAATTTGATGATATTTTCACGGCTGCTGGGTCTTGGCCGCGCAGAAGCGAAACGCAAAACAGCCGATTTGCTCGAAGAGTTCGGCTTGACGGAGGCGGCGAAACGTCCAATCAAAGGGTTCTCCGGAGGCATGCGCCGCCGTCTCGATCTCGCAGCAAGCCTTATTGCTCAGCCGCCGCTGATCTTTTTGGACGAACCGACAACTGGACTTGACCCACGGACACGTGCACAGATGTGGAATACGATTCGCCAGTTGGTCAAGACTGGTTCAACCGTGCTTCTTACAACACAATATCTTGATGAAGCGGATCAACTGGCCGACCGTGTTGCCGTAATTGATCAGGGCCATGTTGTGGCCGAAGGTACGGTGGATGATTTGAAAGCCTCCGTTGGCACTGCATCACTTCAACTGCGCATCCAGGAACCGACACGGATTGAACACGCCCGTCAGATTGTAGAGCAGATCCTTCGAACAGAATCCAGCGTATCAGCGGAAGCGGGGAAGATTACTGCACCGATGGCAAATGCTAATATTGCAGCAGATCTACTGATTGCCTTTCGTTCCGCAGGCATTGATCTGGCAGAGATGAGTGTCCAGAAACCTACACTTGATGAAGTATTTCTCACCATTACGGGCCAAGATGCGAGTGGCAATGCGTCTCATACGTCTCAAGAATCAAAAGCAGTGGAGGAGTTGCAAGTATGA
- a CDS encoding ABC transporter permease, with protein sequence MNSTIAKQNPSRKLRKYTSFGQTVRNSLTMAYRGILKVRRTPEQLFDVTLQPIIFTLMFTYIFGGAISGNIQAYLLVIIPGILVQTVITSSVVTGVQLREDMDKGVFDRFKSLPIARIAPLAGALLADTIRYTIATFLTFTIGYLLGYSPAGGLGHVALAGLLVIICAWAISWIFAFLGVIARTASSVQGISMLVLFPLTFASNAFVPVDTMPNWLQWVVNVNPISHLVSAVRELANQGTMGTDLVTSLAGAAVIVAIFAPLTVRAYMRRT encoded by the coding sequence ATGAACAGTACAATAGCGAAACAAAATCCAAGCCGTAAGCTGAGAAAATACACAAGCTTTGGGCAAACCGTCCGGAATTCCTTAACGATGGCTTATCGCGGGATATTGAAGGTTAGACGAACACCAGAGCAATTATTCGATGTTACACTACAGCCGATCATTTTCACATTGATGTTTACGTACATTTTTGGTGGTGCGATCTCGGGAAATATTCAAGCTTATTTGTTGGTCATTATTCCGGGTATACTTGTGCAGACGGTAATTACAAGCTCCGTCGTGACTGGTGTGCAATTGCGTGAGGATATGGATAAAGGGGTATTCGACCGATTCAAATCATTGCCTATAGCACGTATTGCGCCACTGGCCGGAGCATTGCTGGCAGACACTATACGCTATACCATTGCAACGTTCCTTACCTTTACGATTGGATATTTATTGGGATATAGCCCTGCAGGTGGATTGGGTCATGTTGCCTTGGCAGGATTGCTGGTTATTATTTGCGCTTGGGCCATCAGTTGGATTTTTGCTTTTCTCGGTGTTATTGCACGTACTGCGTCCAGTGTACAAGGGATTTCCATGCTCGTATTGTTTCCGCTCACCTTTGCTTCAAACGCTTTCGTTCCGGTAGATACGATGCCGAATTGGCTTCAGTGGGTAGTTAATGTCAATCCGATATCCCATTTGGTTTCAGCTGTACGCGAATTGGCGAATCAAGGGACAATGGGCACAGACCTGGTGACCAGCCTTGCCGGAGCAGCGGTTATTGTAGCCATTTTTGCACCATTGACAGTGCGGGCATATATGCGCAGAACGTAA
- a CDS encoding response regulator transcription factor, with protein sequence MTSVLVVDDDPHIRELVGHFLQQEGLHVIEAVDGLDALRLLADHKVDLVVLDIMMPGMDGWELCRQLRQQTDLPLLMLTAKGETSQIIKGFTLGTDDYLVKPFDPLVLVARVKALLKRYRIMTSQVILLGELVLRGDTFECKKGDQDIVLPRKEFELLFTLASYPGKTFTRDQLIEKIWGYDYEGDERTIDVHIKRLRERFPEEEHAFVIRTMRGLGYRLEVRQ encoded by the coding sequence TTGACAAGCGTATTGGTCGTTGATGACGACCCGCATATCCGAGAGCTGGTAGGACATTTTTTACAGCAGGAGGGTTTGCACGTAATCGAGGCTGTTGACGGTTTGGATGCACTGCGATTACTCGCTGACCATAAGGTAGATCTGGTCGTTCTCGATATTATGATGCCAGGCATGGACGGATGGGAACTATGCCGCCAGTTGCGGCAGCAGACGGATCTGCCGCTCCTGATGTTAACGGCCAAAGGGGAAACCTCGCAGATCATCAAAGGATTTACCCTGGGGACGGATGATTATCTGGTGAAGCCTTTTGATCCGCTGGTGCTGGTTGCTCGGGTGAAGGCTTTATTGAAACGATATCGGATTATGACTTCACAAGTGATCCTGCTTGGTGAACTGGTCCTGCGGGGTGATACGTTTGAGTGCAAGAAAGGTGATCAGGATATTGTGTTGCCACGCAAGGAATTTGAACTGCTATTCACCCTTGCGAGTTACCCTGGCAAAACCTTTACCCGTGATCAGTTAATCGAAAAGATCTGGGGGTATGATTACGAAGGGGACGAGAGAACGATTGATGTGCATATCAAGCGACTTCGTGAACGGTTTCCGGAGGAAGAGCATGCTTTCGTCATTCGTACTATGCGGGGTTTGGGCTATCGCCTAGAGGTAAGGCAATGA